The Leadbettera azotonutricia ZAS-9 genome has a window encoding:
- a CDS encoding FAD-dependent oxidoreductase: MKEFQKTMARFAVLFLGLLILGFAACSTDSDSDDNSAPTVDSLVPGEYVKTATGFTGQSYDVTVTVIEDEILDIEVSDISKVGSEQVGQAAASALIEDILKAQTAGVDIVGGATITTSSLKAAVDAALVEAGASSNFISPPKTQAKGTVIVDADIVVIGSGVAGLSAAVQAKAVKSTANVIILEKMEIIGGSTKLAAGVVYGAETDDQTGYDELAEFYMERAQGYADENLVKYFAKESINTLNFLGMDPFPPPSPWGPPDAPNGNMSSGTASAARMRMDFTMGGGAGLVNRLVGRLPANTIRTGVKATDLIVTGGKVTGVKAESKKSNYIFNAKAVVIATGGFDSDFTGLMATYNADSKNDVPQSSSQNVGDGIKMAQKIGAATVFKGGKIGWVGIDNSLGEAMHYSSVVVKQDGEVLPWAPRPAGKSSDGKFDLLPGYYEQSEDDYAVVHNRMVEARKNGATAFWAITNGPSQYPDFAHTSDSISGLATLIGADVDKLTAAFATKGPMKTITETGSVFTATKAIPSSIGSMGGIKINTKAEVLKADGTVISGLYAAGETANGDFFYQEYPGSGSSLAIGATMGRTAGKQAAGKLE, encoded by the coding sequence ATGAAAGAGTTTCAAAAGACGATGGCAAGATTCGCAGTCCTATTCCTGGGACTTCTGATTCTTGGATTTGCAGCCTGTTCCACAGATTCGGATTCGGATGACAATTCCGCACCGACAGTTGATTCACTAGTACCGGGTGAATATGTGAAGACAGCTACAGGGTTTACCGGGCAAAGCTATGACGTCACGGTTACGGTCATTGAAGATGAAATTCTCGATATAGAAGTATCTGATATTTCTAAAGTCGGAAGTGAACAAGTGGGCCAAGCCGCTGCTTCTGCTCTTATTGAGGATATCCTTAAGGCTCAAACCGCGGGGGTAGATATTGTTGGCGGCGCCACGATTACCACCAGCAGCTTAAAAGCTGCGGTTGATGCGGCATTGGTTGAGGCTGGAGCCTCTTCGAATTTCATCAGCCCGCCGAAAACTCAGGCAAAGGGCACTGTAATAGTGGATGCTGATATCGTTGTGATAGGCAGCGGTGTGGCAGGTCTCAGTGCTGCCGTCCAGGCTAAAGCCGTTAAATCTACCGCAAATGTTATTATCCTTGAAAAAATGGAAATTATCGGCGGTTCCACCAAACTTGCTGCCGGGGTTGTGTATGGGGCAGAGACCGATGATCAAACAGGATATGATGAGTTAGCTGAATTTTATATGGAACGCGCCCAGGGCTATGCTGACGAGAATTTGGTAAAGTACTTTGCGAAAGAATCCATTAACACCCTGAATTTCCTTGGTATGGATCCTTTCCCTCCTCCTTCCCCGTGGGGACCTCCTGATGCTCCAAATGGGAATATGTCCTCCGGTACTGCTTCCGCAGCTCGTATGCGGATGGACTTTACTATGGGTGGAGGCGCTGGTCTGGTGAACCGTTTGGTGGGTAGATTGCCAGCAAATACCATAAGAACTGGTGTAAAAGCGACTGATCTTATCGTTACTGGCGGCAAGGTCACTGGAGTTAAGGCTGAATCGAAAAAGAGTAACTATATCTTCAATGCGAAAGCGGTAGTTATCGCAACCGGTGGTTTTGATAGTGATTTTACCGGTCTTATGGCAACGTATAATGCCGATTCCAAGAATGATGTTCCTCAGTCCAGTTCACAGAATGTAGGCGATGGTATCAAAATGGCTCAAAAAATTGGAGCTGCTACTGTGTTCAAGGGCGGTAAAATCGGCTGGGTAGGTATTGACAACAGTCTCGGCGAAGCCATGCACTATAGTTCAGTGGTTGTAAAGCAGGATGGCGAAGTGCTTCCCTGGGCGCCGAGGCCGGCTGGTAAGTCGTCTGATGGCAAGTTTGACCTTCTCCCGGGTTACTATGAACAATCTGAGGATGACTATGCGGTGGTGCACAATAGGATGGTTGAAGCTCGCAAAAACGGTGCGACCGCGTTTTGGGCTATTACCAATGGCCCTTCACAATATCCAGATTTTGCACATACCAGTGACAGCATATCAGGGCTGGCAACATTGATTGGTGCGGATGTTGACAAGTTAACTGCCGCCTTTGCTACTAAAGGTCCTATGAAAACTATAACGGAGACCGGTTCCGTCTTTACCGCAACAAAAGCGATACCTTCTTCCATCGGTTCCATGGGTGGTATCAAGATCAATACGAAAGCAGAGGTACTTAAGGCTGATGGTACGGTTATTTCCGGCCTCTATGCCGCAGGTGAAACCGCTAACGGCGATTTCTTCTACCAGGAGTATCCTGGTTCCGGTTCATCCCTTGCCATTGGTGCAACCATGGGAAGGACAGCGGGTAAACAGGCTGCTGGTAAGCTAGAGTAA
- a CDS encoding integrase catalytic domain-containing protein: MGLTMKEKQALAREISKRYRKAGKKGKTAILDEFVQNTGYNRKYALHLLANWGRTELVRLAGRVVKLKADAFKKRKAGGGRKPVYQAATIKALKLIWEFFDYMCGKRLSPFLREQMPFLNPCKEFGITKEVKAQLLAISPATIDRKLKPERKKLELKGRSATRPGGLLKHQIPIRVFYAWDERKPGFFELDTVVHDGGNASGEFCCTLNATDVYSGWVELRALLNKAHRWVKEEVSLFPSQFPFPLLGIDSDNGGEFINYQLKAWCDEHRVQFTRSRSYHKNDNCFVEQKNDMTVRRTVGYYRYDTLQARDALAEVYRHLCPLLNYFYPSEKIIAKERIGARVKKVYDKPKSPYRRLLESPDLPDIFKNELRRRAARLNPVKQKRLVNHALMALFELQSQKSLAASALEDV; this comes from the coding sequence ATGGGGTTAACGATGAAAGAGAAACAGGCGCTTGCCAGAGAAATCAGCAAGCGGTATCGCAAAGCCGGGAAAAAGGGCAAGACCGCTATCCTGGACGAGTTTGTCCAGAACACAGGGTACAACCGGAAATACGCCCTGCACCTTTTGGCGAATTGGGGGAGAACGGAACTGGTCAGACTGGCCGGAAGGGTTGTTAAGCTCAAGGCCGATGCGTTTAAAAAACGAAAAGCAGGGGGAGGGCGGAAGCCGGTCTACCAGGCGGCAACGATAAAAGCCCTCAAACTGATTTGGGAGTTCTTTGATTACATGTGCGGGAAAAGGCTTTCCCCCTTCCTCCGGGAACAGATGCCTTTCCTCAATCCCTGCAAGGAGTTTGGCATCACCAAGGAGGTAAAGGCGCAGCTGCTTGCCATAAGCCCCGCCACCATCGACCGGAAGCTCAAGCCTGAACGGAAGAAGCTGGAATTAAAAGGACGGAGCGCCACACGGCCCGGCGGCCTCCTCAAGCACCAGATCCCCATCCGTGTCTTTTATGCCTGGGATGAGAGGAAACCGGGCTTTTTTGAGCTGGATACGGTGGTTCATGACGGCGGAAACGCCTCAGGCGAGTTCTGCTGTACCCTCAATGCCACCGATGTCTATTCAGGCTGGGTGGAGCTCCGCGCCCTCCTCAACAAGGCCCATCGCTGGGTTAAAGAGGAGGTGTCTCTCTTCCCCTCCCAGTTTCCCTTCCCCCTTTTGGGCATCGACAGCGATAACGGCGGGGAGTTCATTAATTACCAGCTCAAGGCATGGTGTGACGAACACCGCGTCCAGTTCACCCGCAGCCGTTCCTACCACAAGAACGACAACTGCTTCGTGGAGCAGAAAAACGACATGACCGTCCGCAGGACCGTGGGGTACTATCGCTATGACACCCTCCAGGCCAGAGACGCCCTGGCCGAGGTCTACCGCCATCTCTGTCCCCTGCTCAACTATTTTTACCCTTCAGAAAAAATAATCGCCAAGGAGCGGATAGGGGCCAGGGTCAAGAAGGTGTACGACAAACCCAAGTCGCCCTACAGGCGCCTCTTGGAATCCCCTGACCTTCCTGATATTTTTAAGAACGAGCTTCGACGCAGGGCTGCCCGTCTCAATCCGGTCAAGCAGAAACGCCTGGTCAACCATGCACTGATGGCTCTCTTCGAGCTTCAGAGCCAGAAGTCCCTTGCTGCTTCGGCTCTTGAAGATGTTTAG
- a CDS encoding DUF362 domain-containing protein: MNTKNMRYPVFFMILGAIFVALWGCNNGSTSSSGPEWDKIPAYPALEAGYESLFAPGAKTEAELAALYSGRYATYGILDKTEVVGGSPVYFTRDVSAAGIEAVYKALGSPIPKGAKTAVKLNMAEAGHPNVINPNYIEKLVKDVNGTLVDSTTFYDVQMPGIFGGTIGDPMFLSRGTAALYRSAAQTNGFTEAKFGKIDILNETGLNDEWSTATPNEWSIPITDYPGRHLENALLGANIQNYDWLLSIVHFKAHSSAGYGGVFKNFAIGMATYNGKKDIHQNGDPAEVFFTTVAEPFQEKVVEYNQALMQNTKFKNKIVYINMLNNIADNCDCQLPMDYATGQLVNNVEMLDIGILASLDPVALEKASLDLIFDAADKNAVGAKHVKERILAFRGPHQVLHAAKLKLGHLQYELIDIDKK, translated from the coding sequence ATGAATACCAAAAATATGCGGTATCCGGTGTTTTTTATGATTTTAGGGGCTATTTTCGTAGCCTTGTGGGGCTGTAATAATGGCAGTACCTCATCATCAGGGCCCGAATGGGATAAAATCCCGGCTTATCCGGCGCTAGAGGCGGGTTACGAGAGTTTGTTTGCTCCGGGTGCAAAAACCGAAGCGGAATTGGCTGCCTTGTATTCAGGCAGATACGCCACATACGGCATTCTTGACAAAACCGAAGTCGTTGGAGGCTCTCCGGTCTATTTTACCCGGGATGTCAGCGCGGCGGGGATAGAGGCTGTCTACAAGGCTCTTGGTTCGCCGATTCCGAAAGGCGCAAAAACAGCGGTAAAGCTCAACATGGCCGAAGCGGGCCATCCCAATGTTATTAATCCTAATTATATTGAAAAACTCGTTAAAGACGTAAACGGGACCTTGGTAGACAGCACTACCTTTTATGATGTTCAAATGCCCGGTATATTTGGCGGAACTATTGGCGATCCAATGTTCCTGAGCCGGGGAACTGCAGCGTTATATCGGTCAGCCGCTCAAACGAACGGCTTTACCGAGGCCAAATTCGGTAAAATCGATATCCTTAACGAAACCGGGTTAAATGACGAATGGAGTACCGCAACCCCCAACGAATGGTCAATTCCCATTACCGACTATCCGGGCCGCCATTTGGAAAATGCCCTTTTGGGTGCTAATATTCAGAACTATGATTGGCTCCTTTCAATAGTCCATTTTAAGGCGCATAGTTCGGCTGGATACGGCGGTGTCTTTAAGAACTTTGCCATTGGTATGGCCACATATAATGGTAAAAAGGATATTCATCAAAATGGTGATCCTGCAGAGGTCTTTTTTACCACCGTTGCCGAACCTTTCCAGGAAAAAGTTGTTGAGTATAACCAGGCCCTTATGCAGAACACCAAGTTCAAGAACAAGATCGTCTACATCAATATGCTGAACAACATAGCGGATAACTGCGATTGTCAGCTGCCCATGGATTATGCAACAGGTCAATTAGTTAATAATGTGGAGATGCTGGATATCGGAATTCTTGCTTCTCTTGATCCGGTGGCCCTGGAAAAAGCCAGTTTGGATTTGATTTTTGATGCGGCTGACAAAAACGCCGTTGGAGCAAAACATGTAAAGGAACGGATATTAGCCTTTCGGGGTCCGCACCAGGTCTTGCATGCGGCAAAGCTCAAGTTAGGGCATTTACAGTATGAATTGATAGATATAGACAAGAAATAA
- a CDS encoding permease, producing the protein MDHILEILHREFIFVMYYFLIQFQQIVGYWILGMILGSLISVFGKDKIHKLFASIQEKKLGVLGVIPASMIGIVSPLCMYGTIPIASSFAEKGMEEDWLAAFMMSSILLNPQLLINSAALGLPAVIVRFVTCFFGGIAAGLCVRFFFPKKNFFTFTKLQAVSDHDTDPNMFMRFLKNMGRNIKATSLYFLFGIFLSALFQRYVPAELMTKLFGGNRAFGLFMAATIGVPLYVCGGGTISLLQTWLRTGMSLGQAASFMITGPATKITNLGALKIVLGIKHFVYYIIFTILYSLLCGLVVERIMGVIG; encoded by the coding sequence GTGGATCACATTTTGGAGATACTACACCGCGAATTCATCTTTGTGATGTATTATTTCCTGATTCAGTTCCAACAAATAGTTGGATATTGGATCTTGGGTATGATCTTGGGCTCCCTGATCTCCGTTTTCGGAAAAGACAAAATACATAAGTTATTTGCTTCTATACAAGAAAAAAAACTTGGAGTGCTGGGAGTAATCCCAGCCTCTATGATTGGTATTGTTTCACCTCTTTGTATGTATGGCACCATCCCTATTGCTTCTTCATTTGCGGAAAAGGGAATGGAAGAAGACTGGCTTGCCGCCTTCATGATGAGTTCCATACTGTTGAACCCTCAGCTCCTTATTAATAGTGCGGCCTTGGGTTTACCTGCAGTAATCGTTCGTTTTGTTACGTGCTTTTTTGGCGGCATAGCCGCTGGGCTTTGTGTCCGCTTCTTTTTCCCAAAGAAAAATTTTTTTACGTTTACCAAGTTACAAGCCGTGTCCGACCATGACACGGACCCTAATATGTTCATGCGGTTTTTAAAAAACATGGGAAGAAACATAAAGGCCACCAGCCTTTATTTCCTCTTTGGGATATTTTTATCCGCCCTCTTTCAGCGTTACGTTCCTGCAGAATTAATGACAAAATTATTTGGAGGCAACCGTGCCTTTGGACTTTTTATGGCTGCCACTATTGGGGTTCCTCTCTATGTCTGCGGCGGCGGTACCATTTCACTATTGCAAACCTGGCTCCGGACCGGTATGAGTCTGGGACAAGCAGCATCATTTATGATAACCGGTCCAGCTACAAAAATTACCAACTTGGGTGCTCTTAAAATTGTCCTGGGTATTAAACATTTTGTCTATTATATAATCTTCACTATTCTTTATTCTCTACTCTGCGGTTTGGTTGTTGAGAGGATCATGGGTGTTATCGGGTAA
- a CDS encoding NusG domain II-containing protein, which translates to MKGKFPLKFLDLVMIFLALALTGLSAYRVYAKPRNTTQVVIQGPDRSWVFPLDAEETVTVPGPLGNTIIRIHDNEAWVEDSPCDNKTCVAVGHIGRHGDWAACLPNNVMLMIEGSNDRPNALDRTAW; encoded by the coding sequence ATGAAAGGGAAATTTCCCCTGAAATTCCTGGATTTGGTGATGATATTCCTTGCCCTTGCTTTGACCGGGCTTTCTGCCTATAGGGTGTACGCAAAGCCCCGGAATACCACCCAGGTGGTGATTCAGGGCCCGGATCGGAGCTGGGTTTTCCCCCTGGACGCAGAGGAGACCGTAACGGTTCCCGGGCCCCTGGGGAATACGATAATCAGAATCCATGATAACGAGGCATGGGTGGAAGACTCGCCCTGCGACAACAAGACCTGCGTGGCTGTGGGCCATATTGGCCGCCATGGGGACTGGGCAGCCTGCCTGCCCAATAATGTTATGCTTATGATAGAAGGTAGCAATGACCGACCAAACGCCCTTGACAGAACAGCCTGGTAG
- a CDS encoding Gx transporter family protein, with protein sequence MTDQTPLTEQPGSRIPPAGAIGNLTTRKTLALLGAFCLFLSTIEYMIPKPLPFMRVGIANLPLMLALDIFPFPAFLVLVGIKVLGQALITGTLFSYIFLFSLAGTALSAVSMYLLRRVLGQSRISFIGVGTAGAMMSNISQLVLAWVFIFRDSVLYIAPPFLAAGVITGIVLGLFCEYFTRSSQWYAQRRRPLHKPEGAL encoded by the coding sequence ATGACCGACCAAACGCCCTTGACAGAACAGCCTGGTAGCAGGATTCCCCCGGCGGGGGCCATAGGGAACCTCACGACCCGGAAAACCCTGGCCCTCTTGGGGGCCTTTTGCCTTTTTCTTTCTACAATAGAGTATATGATCCCCAAGCCGCTGCCCTTTATGCGCGTCGGCATCGCCAACCTGCCCCTCATGCTGGCCCTGGACATTTTCCCCTTCCCCGCATTTTTGGTCCTTGTGGGCATTAAGGTACTGGGGCAGGCATTGATTACCGGGACCCTCTTTTCGTATATCTTTCTTTTTTCCCTGGCAGGGACTGCCCTGTCTGCGGTGTCCATGTACCTGCTCCGCCGGGTTTTGGGGCAGAGCCGGATCAGCTTTATCGGGGTGGGGACTGCGGGGGCCATGATGTCCAACATAAGCCAGCTGGTTTTGGCATGGGTCTTCATTTTCCGGGACAGCGTGCTCTATATTGCGCCGCCCTTTTTGGCGGCTGGGGTAATCACGGGAATTGTCCTGGGGTTGTTCTGTGAATATTTTACCCGCAGCTCCCAATGGTACGCCCAGCGCAGGCGCCCTTTGCATAAGCCCGAGGGGGCGTTATGA
- a CDS encoding Rpn family recombination-promoting nuclease/putative transposase, whose translation MSANREYKDSVFSLLFGNPETLREVYGALEGVTIDPEEPITINTLENALYMKRINDLSFTIGEKLVVLIEHQSTLNKNMPLRILMYIARIYEKIVENKDIYAKGLIKIPRPEFFIIYNGPDTDWDTRQLKLSDAFEDASALGTGSSISLELSATAYNINQGHNKDIVRKSKKLSGYSVFIDKVREYEKELGNLEEAIKKAVEYCVESDILKDFLEAHSKEVLNMLFTEWNQEEALEYRYNEGREEGREEGREEGREEGRKEDARNMLRDNILPAKVAQYTGLPLKAIQDLALTMSTQTAGK comes from the coding sequence GTGTCGGCAAACCGTGAGTATAAAGACAGTGTGTTTTCCCTGCTTTTTGGGAATCCCGAAACATTGCGGGAGGTCTACGGCGCCCTGGAAGGGGTGACCATTGACCCCGAAGAACCCATCACCATCAATACCCTCGAAAATGCCCTTTATATGAAACGGATCAACGATCTCTCGTTTACCATCGGCGAAAAGCTGGTCGTTTTAATTGAGCACCAGAGCACACTCAACAAAAACATGCCCCTCAGGATATTGATGTACATTGCCCGGATATACGAAAAAATCGTGGAGAATAAGGACATTTACGCCAAAGGGCTTATCAAAATCCCCCGGCCTGAATTCTTCATCATCTACAATGGGCCGGATACCGATTGGGACACCCGGCAATTGAAGCTGTCCGATGCCTTTGAGGATGCTTCCGCCCTGGGGACGGGTTCTTCGATATCGCTTGAACTTTCCGCGACTGCGTACAATATTAATCAGGGTCACAACAAGGATATAGTCCGCAAGAGCAAGAAACTTTCCGGATACAGCGTTTTTATTGACAAGGTCCGGGAATACGAAAAGGAATTAGGCAATTTGGAAGAGGCCATTAAAAAGGCCGTGGAATATTGTGTGGAAAGCGACATCCTTAAAGACTTTTTGGAAGCCCACAGCAAGGAGGTTTTGAACATGCTATTCACTGAATGGAACCAGGAAGAGGCTCTGGAATACCGGTACAATGAAGGCCGCGAAGAAGGCCGCGAAGAAGGCCGCGAAGAAGGCCGTGAAGAAGGCCGCAAAGAAGATGCCAGAAACATGCTGCGCGACAATATACTCCCTGCTAAGGTCGCCCAATACACCGGATTGCCCCTTAAGGCAATACAAGATTTGGCTCTGACAATGAGTACACAAACAGCGGGCAAATGA
- a CDS encoding FAD-dependent oxidoreductase, with product MGNGKNILIVGGGYGGISAAKKLEKKYKHNDDVTITLVDKRPFHTLMTELHEVAGHRVEPDSVRVPYAKVFGASKVKVSLDTIDSIDFGKNQARSATKVYDYDYLVLGSGAEPNFFGIPGIKENSFTLWSFDDAMKLRYHIDDVFEKAVAEQDRAKRQKMLTFVVAGAGFTGIEMAGELIEWRDTMCAKWLVPVSEVRIIVVEALNSILPILEEDLRDKVEHYMKKHGAELLTGTAIVGGEPGLVKLKDGSALATSTFIWTAGVDGNTWADGLGLSNGPFGKDAPEGKRNRRGRLLITDEIRSVDHPNVFPVGDNIWFIENEKPLPQIVETAVQTGETAAHNIIAAIDGSAPKKFKSNFHGFMVSVGGKYAVSNAMGIKLSGLFAMAMKHIVNLHYLIGVAGFNQCWEYLKHEFLNNDSGRTIVHGFGSYKTRGYWLLPIRLWLGLMWVFEGINKIGEGWLNWAQGSKSGWMFSSGIVQSGVPPAADDLFGAAEDLFGSVAVEAADAVSSATVTVNTTFEGVWDFSRTIFATDGAVATWFRTTFMDNLLAYVPFQGFQLMVVLVEILIGLALVGGLFTWWAAAVSCVMCVIFSLSGLFYWYQLWFLFAGILFLGGGGRAFGLDCWVVPFFKKWWNGTKIARRLYWYQDGPSK from the coding sequence ATGGGAAACGGGAAAAATATCCTCATTGTCGGCGGGGGATATGGCGGCATATCTGCCGCGAAAAAGCTGGAGAAAAAGTACAAGCACAATGATGATGTAACCATCACCTTGGTGGATAAGCGGCCTTTCCATACCCTGATGACGGAACTCCACGAGGTTGCCGGGCACAGGGTAGAGCCGGATTCGGTGCGGGTTCCCTATGCCAAGGTCTTCGGGGCGTCAAAGGTCAAGGTATCGCTGGATACTATCGATTCCATTGATTTTGGCAAAAACCAGGCCCGTTCCGCTACGAAGGTCTACGACTACGATTATTTGGTCCTGGGCAGCGGGGCGGAACCGAATTTCTTCGGCATTCCGGGAATTAAAGAAAATTCCTTTACCCTCTGGTCTTTTGACGATGCAATGAAGCTCCGGTATCACATTGATGATGTTTTTGAAAAGGCTGTCGCCGAACAGGATCGGGCCAAACGGCAGAAAATGCTCACCTTTGTGGTGGCCGGCGCGGGCTTTACAGGTATCGAAATGGCCGGGGAACTCATCGAATGGCGCGATACCATGTGCGCCAAGTGGCTGGTTCCCGTTTCCGAAGTGCGGATCATTGTGGTGGAAGCCCTGAACTCCATCCTGCCTATTCTGGAGGAAGACCTCCGGGACAAGGTCGAGCATTACATGAAAAAGCACGGGGCAGAGCTTTTGACCGGTACCGCGATTGTAGGCGGCGAACCGGGGCTGGTAAAGCTCAAGGACGGTTCCGCCCTGGCGACCAGCACTTTTATCTGGACCGCTGGTGTGGATGGCAATACCTGGGCCGATGGCCTGGGCCTTTCCAATGGCCCCTTCGGCAAGGATGCCCCGGAAGGCAAGCGGAACCGCAGGGGCCGCCTCCTCATCACCGATGAGATCCGTTCCGTGGATCACCCCAATGTCTTCCCTGTAGGGGACAACATTTGGTTCATCGAAAATGAAAAGCCCCTCCCCCAAATCGTGGAAACTGCAGTGCAGACCGGAGAAACCGCGGCCCACAATATCATTGCCGCTATCGACGGGTCTGCGCCGAAGAAGTTCAAATCCAACTTCCATGGCTTTATGGTTTCTGTTGGAGGCAAATACGCCGTGTCCAACGCCATGGGGATCAAGCTTTCGGGTCTGTTTGCCATGGCTATGAAGCACATCGTCAACCTCCACTACTTGATCGGGGTGGCGGGCTTTAACCAGTGCTGGGAATACCTGAAGCACGAATTCCTCAACAACGACAGCGGCAGGACCATTGTCCACGGCTTCGGTTCCTACAAAACCAGGGGCTACTGGCTTCTGCCTATCCGGCTATGGCTGGGGCTTATGTGGGTCTTTGAAGGGATCAACAAGATTGGCGAAGGCTGGCTAAACTGGGCCCAGGGTTCCAAATCGGGCTGGATGTTCTCCTCGGGGATAGTGCAGTCCGGCGTGCCCCCGGCTGCGGATGATCTCTTTGGGGCTGCCGAGGATCTCTTCGGGTCGGTTGCCGTGGAAGCAGCCGATGCGGTGAGTTCCGCCACGGTTACGGTGAACACCACCTTTGAAGGTGTCTGGGATTTTTCCAGGACGATTTTTGCTACCGATGGCGCGGTGGCAACCTGGTTCAGAACGACTTTCATGGATAATCTTCTTGCCTATGTCCCCTTCCAGGGCTTCCAGTTAATGGTAGTTTTGGTGGAGATTTTGATTGGGCTGGCCTTGGTAGGCGGTTTGTTCACCTGGTGGGCTGCTGCAGTTTCCTGTGTCATGTGCGTGATATTCTCCCTTTCGGGCTTGTTTTACTGGTATCAGCTATGGTTCTTATTTGCAGGGATCTTGTTCCTCGGCGGCGGCGGCAGGGCCTTCGGCCTGGATTGCTGGGTGGTTCCCTTCTTTAAGAAATGGTGGAATGGAACCAAGATTGCCCGCAGGCTCTATTGGTATCAAGATGGGCCTTCAAAATAG
- a CDS encoding polyprenyl synthetase family protein has translation MSSYWSDFPGIPEALEKVSGIIRSSSESQNPIISEGLSSLFNGKGKLLRPGLFMLAAQFGKPQEKHYKLAASLEMLHMATLIHDDVIDDSPMRRGVPAVHTRYGKRDAVLIGDYLLSRCFILTAEYTSPQNAVNLAKLISTICLMEIEQNNDRFRSNTSLRTYMRKILGKSALLFSLACYAGAFEAKASRDTCERLRRIGYNIGIAFQIIDDILDYAGKQDLVRKPLGNDISSGLITLPVLCALPLDNTGTLQEIFSRASFTPEEGAVIFNLVNNSGGVEAAGKYAEKYTNRALREISALPPGKNRDMLDTLTRRLLIRDK, from the coding sequence ATGTCTTCGTATTGGAGTGATTTCCCCGGAATACCGGAAGCTTTGGAAAAAGTTTCCGGTATTATACGGAGTTCGTCCGAATCGCAAAATCCAATAATTTCTGAGGGACTTAGTTCGCTTTTTAACGGAAAGGGCAAACTGCTCCGGCCGGGTTTATTCATGCTGGCAGCCCAATTCGGGAAGCCCCAGGAAAAACACTATAAACTGGCAGCTTCCCTCGAAATGCTCCACATGGCAACCCTCATCCACGATGACGTGATTGACGATTCCCCTATGCGTCGGGGGGTTCCTGCGGTGCATACCCGGTACGGAAAACGGGACGCTGTCCTTATAGGGGACTACCTTCTTTCCCGCTGTTTTATCCTTACTGCGGAATACACGTCCCCGCAGAATGCCGTCAATTTGGCCAAACTCATTTCGACTATATGCTTGATGGAAATTGAGCAGAACAATGACAGGTTCAGGAGCAATACCTCCCTGCGGACTTATATGCGGAAAATCCTGGGAAAGTCGGCGCTGCTTTTTTCTCTTGCCTGTTATGCAGGGGCCTTCGAGGCAAAGGCTTCCAGGGATACTTGCGAACGCCTCAGGCGGATTGGGTATAACATCGGCATAGCCTTCCAGATTATCGACGATATACTGGATTATGCCGGGAAGCAGGATCTGGTACGGAAACCCCTGGGGAACGATATCAGCTCCGGGCTTATAACTCTGCCGGTGCTCTGCGCCCTGCCCCTTGACAATACCGGAACGTTGCAGGAAATTTTTTCCCGGGCTTCCTTTACTCCTGAGGAAGGGGCGGTTATTTTTAATCTGGTCAACAATTCCGGCGGGGTGGAAGCGGCCGGCAAATATGCCGAAAAATACACCAACAGGGCTCTCCGGGAAATCAGCGCACTCCCTCCAGGAAAAAACCGGGATATGCTGGACACCCTGACCCGGCGGCTATTGATCCGGGACAAGTAA